The Desmodus rotundus isolate HL8 chromosome 2, HLdesRot8A.1, whole genome shotgun sequence region ATGGATTAGTTTGTGTTTGCTAGAATCTGACTTACCTCTGACCCTAGTTTCTCTCACCCAGTAAAGTTATTATGAGATTCATCAATAGTACTTATCAAtagtttctttgtatttctgaggAGTGTGCCATTTGTGGATATACCAGTTTCTGTGCTGATGGGTGTTTATGTTACTTCCAGTTTGGGGTTATTAGAAGTAAAGCCACTATGAACATTCCCACGCAGGTTGTTACATGGACACAGGGGGAATGGAATGGCTTAACCAGTGGCTGGCTgtgcgttcccaccagcagtgtgagTAGCGCCGGCCTCTCGCCATCCTCCCCTGCGTGTGGTGCTGTCTGGTTGGCTTTGACCTCTCTAGCCGGCGGCTCTTTGTGGTTTAACTTGGGTTTCTCCTGTGACAAATGGTATGAAACGTCTTTTTTTGTGCTTCACCACTGTGTATCTCGAGTGACATGCTTGTCCACATTTCACACCCatttacaaagattttttaaattcaaacatTTGAAGTTCTTTATATTCTAGAAacaagtcctttgtcagacaTGGGATTTACAGATCCAAGTCTGGGGcttatctttttattatcttaGTAGTGTCCTTCAAAAAGCAGCTTTTAATTTTGGTGATGTTTAACTTAccgtgtttttttcttctatgggTTTGGTTTTGGTGTTATGTCTGAGGAATCTGCTTAAACCAAGGCCACAAAGGGGTTTCCTGGTGTTTCTGCTGATTTTACAGCTCTGTGTTTGGTGTTTAGATCCGTGTTCCCTTCtgagttaacttttgtgtatggtgctaAGTATGGATGAAAGGTTATTTTTCGCACATGGACATTGAGTAGCTGCGGTGCCGTTGGTTGAAAGGACCGCCCTTTCTCCGCTGCACTGCCTTCGCACCCTTGTCTGAACCCTTGCACGCACGCAGCTCTGCTGATGGCGCTCTCCTCTGCTCTGTGGCCGCATGTGCGTCTTTACGTGGGCACCGTGCCGCCTGGGCTGCCAGAACTTTAGGAtgagtcttgaaatcaggtagcgTTGGTTTTTCAACTATATTCTATATTAGTTTGGCTGTTTTAGGTTCTTTGAATTTTCGTATGAACTCtggaatcagtttgtcaattttcAACAAAGTCTGCTGTGCTTTtgattgtggttttttttttgaatgtaTAGATCAACTTGGAAGAACTGACAcctaaataaatttgaattttcctGCTCGTGGACAAAGTAGGCCTCTCCGTTAAGGTCGGTTTTCTTTAATGGCTTTCAGCAGCAGTTTGCAGTTTTCAGTGGCCGGTCTTGCACATCTCCTGTCAGATTCATCCCTGTGTTTCATATTTAATTTCAAGGTGTGATTATTTGTTGCTAGTATgtagaaatacagttgatttttttgGTATATTAATCTTGTATGTAATAACCTTACTAAACTCACCAGATCTaatatctttttataaatttcttcagtttttaaaaatatacccaatcatgacatctgcaaataaagacagttctGTGTcttctttatgtcttttttctGGCCTTAGCGCACTGGCAAGAACCTTCGGGAAAGTGGTGAAGCGGTGGAGCAGCGTCCTTGCTTGTCCGCGGTCTCAGCAGGAAAGCATTCAGAGTTTCACCAGTTAGCGTGTTGTTAGTTGTGGGGTTTGCAGAGATGCTCCGTATAAGGTCGGAGAAGGTCCCTTCGCAGTTTGCTGGGCGTTCTTATCAGAAGTGCATGGGGATTTTGGTAATGctctttttctgtgtctgtcaAGGGATCACATGGGTTTTCTTTTCTAGTTTGTTACTGTAGTGACTTCCTGTATATTGTCGGAGTCAGTTTGCTCCACTTGTGTTTAGGACTTTTTTGTTATATGTTCATGAGGGATTTGGTCTCCCCGAACCCCTTTTCTTGTCTGGTCTTGGCCCCAAGGTAGTGTTGGCCCCACTGAACAAGTTAAGAAGTTTTCCTATTTCCTGGGCCAGTTTGTGTCAGAATTGGTATTTTTTCCTTaactgtttggtagaattcaccagcgAAGCCGTTTGGGTCTGTAGTTTTTTTTGTGGGAAGGTTTTTAactacaaattcaatttctttactaGGTATAGGGCTATTTAGGCTTTTTCTCCTTGAGTGAGTTttggtagtttttctttttcaaggaatttcagctaagttgtcaaatttattgtaaaaattatttatgacCTTTCTTTACCATCCTTTTAAGATCTGTAAAATGTATAGTCATTTGACCTCTCTTATTCCCAAATATTGGTGATTtgtttcttatcttcttttactGATCAGTCTGATCAGAGCTGTGTCCATTTTATTGATTCTCACAATGAACAAGTGTTAGTTTCATGgatgttcttatttttctgtttccttggtcagggatttctgttctgatctttggtattttcttttctttccttcttttttgtccTACTTTGCATTTAGCTTGCTCTTTTTCCAGTTTCTCGGGTGGAAGCTGAGATCACGGAGGGGAGGACTGACCCCCTTGTGTTCTAATGTCGCGTCGAGTGCCGGGAGCCTCTGGCCACGTGCTGTTCCAGCAGCGTCCCCCCAGTGTGATGCTCGGTTTTCATCGTCGGTCAATTCAGAGTGCTTTGTaatttcctttctgatttcttctttgacccatagGTTCTTTAGACGTGTATTTGGTTTCCGAGTATCTGGGGATTTTCCCAGCGGTTTTCTGTCTGACTCAACTCCCCTTAGATTTATTTAGACGCTCTTTATGGCCCGGAATGGGGTCGACCTTGGTAATGCTCTGTGCACTTGTGACTAGCGTGCATCCCGCTGTGGTTGGCTGCAGGCTTCTGTAGTTTTATCAGTGGTGGACACCTGCAAGTCCCCTGCTGTGATGGTGGGTCTGACCATTTCCCTCTTCAGTTCTCTTGGTTGTTTTTACTTCCTGCATGTTGAAGCTCTGTTGCCTCCTCGCACACCACACATTTAGGGCTGTGTGTCTTTCTGGGGGCCCCGTGTTTCCGTGTGGTCTCCTTTCCCCCTGGTAATTCAGTTTGCTCCGAGTGTGTGCTCTTACTCTGTTACTGTAGCCACTTGAGCTTTGTTTGATTAGTGTTTTTGCACGAAACTTGCTTTTCTGTCCTTTTgcttttcataattatttatcaGAGTGACTTTCCCACTCGGCTTGCCTGAGAGCACACTGTTGCTCAGGAAGGTTCCTCACGCGGTGTGAACCCTCTCCCTATGGGACGACCAAATGCATCCTTTTGCTCGTGACGTCCTTCCTCGCCGAGTTCTCATGCTGGCCTCCCCTGCCACCTAGAAGACGGCCTCTCGTGCTCACACCACCTTCAGCTATGCGCTGCTCCTGCTCTGTGTTCGCCTCTGCTCAGGGAGCTGGGGACATGCACAGAGTCCTTCTGAGGGCAGCTTGGCATGGGCAGTAGGCAAGCACATACCGTGTCGGCGGTGATAGAGTGCTGCAGGAAAAGCAAAGCATTGAGTAAGGAGTTGAGAGATGAGGCTTGGTGGGTGGTTGCGGAAGGCCTCTTGGACAAGGTGACGCTGGGGCAGGCACGTGACGGAGGCGAGGGTGAGCGGCCTGGGCCTCAGGGGAAGAACGTCTGTGGCGGAGGAGCCAGGACGGCAGAGACCGAGGCTGGGAgtgtgctggggcaggggtggggggctgcagcggagtgggggtgcagggtccgcctggccagctggtccaTCACAGAGTCCGCCCTGTAGACTGTCCTTCAACAACACTGTGGTCCGAACTGCACAGCATGGCGGAGGCATAAACTTTGCAACTGCGAGGAGGGGCAGTCAGGACACCCCTTTGCATGTCCCCTTGCCGAGCTGAAGGACTGGCTGGTCTTCCGAGACCTGTGGACTGTAGGAGAAGCCCATCCGTTCTAGTCTCAGCCGAGTGGGGGAATGCCAAACCCCTTCTCTCACCCGAGACTCAAGTAACTTCTCTTTTCCCCCAGTGCACACAGAAGTTCAGAACCCCAGAATGAAACCACAGGCGAGAGATGGGGGGCGCTGTAGACGGACAGACGTGGCCCCACCACTGACCGCCTCGCTGGGGAAGGTGTAGGTGGACTAAGTGACTTCAGGcttgtgccccgactgggaattgtaCTGGTGACCTTCCGCTTtttgggacgacacccaaccccctgagccataCCTGTCAGGGCCCTTTTATGGTTTTGATGTCACGTTTTCATCTTTTATCTAGTGTATCCCTTCACTAGTTATCGTAATCATAATTTTTGCTgcctttgtctttaaccttctTACTAGCTTTATAAGTAATGAATCCATTACCTCTACTATATGTTCACCTTTCCAGTgagatttattatttaatattttcttgttacTAATTAGTGCCCTTTCTTTTCAGCTTAAAGAAGCCCCTTTCTTGTAAggtggtttagtggtgatgaactcctttagcttttgcttatCTGGAAAACCCTTTCTCCTTTGACTCTGAATGATAACTTTGCCGTCGAGTATTCATGGTTGGAAGTGTTTTCCTTGCAGCGCTTGGCCTCTGTtgtgcccctccctcctggcccgCAACATTTCTGCTGAGAAACCTGCTGGTAGTCTTACGGGAGTTCCCTTGGatgctttcaatattttcttctcGTCTTTAACTTGTGACATTTTAATCAcagtgtgtcttggtgtgggtctctctGGGTTCTTCTGATTTGGGATTGTTGGGGCTTCCTGCATCCGGATGCTTGTTTCCTTCTTAGGTCAGGTGAGTGATTTTTCAAGTCACTTTCTTTGTCCGTTCTGAATGTGCAGGGGGAATTAGGCAAGCCCCAGgcctttcttaattttttctttgtttgtgaAGTGTAGCTGATGGTCTTAACTGCGTCTCTGTGGTGCATTGTTATTTGTAAAATCATTTGGGAAATTGGAAGACTACCTAATAGATGTGTTCACAAAAAACACATCAGCTGATGGGTTGTTGAAAAGTTCGATCTTGTTGAGCAGTGAACTCTGCGTTTGCGCCCATAATGGAACCATGCTTGCTGGTGTTTCCACAGTTCACAACGCCACAAGGAGGCTTTGCCACCATACGTTCATCTGGACTCAGGTTTTCACTACAGGCTAGTGGTGCCGGGGGACTGGGGACACTGGGCACTTTGGTTTCGCTGGGCAGCTGGTCGGCTGTGTCTGTGTGGGCGGGAGCTGTATCTGGGGGGAGTGGGATGAAAGCCTCAGCCAGAATAGGGGCAGTGTTGTATTTCAGAATGCGGGAATTCACGAATTTGTCTTTTATTGCAGGTATTTCTTGGTGGATTTTTATGCACCAACAGCAAGTGTGGACAGCATAATGGATCACTTGTCTCGAGACATTGATGTGATTAGACCTAACATTGTAAAGCACCCTCTGACCCAGGAAGTGAAGGAGTGTGAGGGGATTGTCCCGGTCTCACTTGAAGAAAAACTATATTCCACCAAGAAGAGGAAGTGAGAAGATTCACCAGATTTTGGCCTTGCGTTTAATTCACTCGCTTCGGAGCATCGTGGATTAATCATTTACAAGCTTGGCCTTTGTATTAAGTGGGTCACAGGGCGCCATTTGGGTTTTCTAGGCATTGTTAGTCTTGGTCCCCTTTGCTGTGAGCTGCGAGGGAGAAACTGGCTGGAGCCACTTTGTAGCCCGCGTGGTACCGGCACGTGGTTCCTGACTGTTAAATTCCAAGTAGTGTTTTTGTCAGTGAGATCCCTTTGCCCTGCAACACTCATatcattttaaacaacaaaacataaaactgtCTTGGATTGTGAGCTAGTCATTCAGACTGTATAACTTTGTGAAATAAAACATCACTGTAAAACCGTGCCGTATTGTGTGACTTTTGTTCAGAGTCAtaaacatgacttttaaaaaccTGGGGAGGTGCTTGGGCTTCACCTGCCCCGGTGCAGAGCCCTACCCGTGGCCCCACAGCTCAAGTCTCCTGGAATGCTGGGGTGTGGGCGGTGGGCTGCGTGTCCTGGACACCAGCCCGGGTTCAGGGTCCtagaggggctgggtggaggctgTCCCTGGTGACCGGGCGTGATGTAAAATCACCTTTCGTCCCACTGCTGGCGTCACTGTGGGTGCGGCTCTTTGTGGAGGGACACGCGTGTCCTGTGCAGTGGCGGTCTGGCACAGGAGCATCCTCCActtccctgggctctgggcccgGGCGGGCCTCTCCAAGCACCCACCACCTTTGAGCTCTGCTGCTGCCTTCTGCGCGCTCCCGGAGGAGGCGGGTGGAAGCTGCTTGGGAGAGGGCACTGCCCAGAGAGCTCACCGGCAGTGGTGCCTGTGGCGTGCCGAGCTCTTAGTACAGGAGGACCTGCAGGaagaaaaatctctaaaaatgtttttaaatttgaaacttttagatctatttaaaaaatatagaaagtttTGAGAGTAATTGCTTTGGCAGGGAGAGGTTGGCTTTGCGATGTTAAATTTTTGAGACTAAGAACAAACTAGTCTTTGCTTGAAATGGATGCAGGTAGGGTCACCATACTTAGCAAATAGAAATGCCGGGTGCCCGGTTAAATTTTgtataaacaacaaataattttttcccaTAAGCATGCTCCAAATATTGCATGAAACAATTATAGCAAAAACCCCCGATGTGTTATTTGAAATTCAAGTTTACCagggtgtcctgtattttatgtGGTCGCTGGAGTGTAACTCCCACAAAGACATAAGCAGTGCCCAGCCAGAGACAGGGTCTGCTCTGTCCTGCAAAGCCCTTGAGAAGGAAGCACCCAGTGTCGAGGCTTTTGAGCTGACTACCTTGTCCACGAGGCGAGTTGGGAGCGTGCTGGGAGCTGCAGAACAGAACGCAGCTGGCGTGCCATTTGTTGCCGCAAACTCCTTTCCTCGACCCACCGGAAAACTCCCCTAGAAGCTAACCGATCCTTTGTTCCCGGTCAGTTCCAGGTGACCTGTTTTGTGGACCTGAGTTCGCATCACAGTCTTAGAATCAGTAAGTGCTTCCTGCCTTTGGAAACTGTTCTTTAAGAACTTCCACATGTTCCTAAAAATGGAGTAGGAACTGACTGGGAACGAAGGATCGGTTagcttctacacagcagagagaaagaaggagcttataccctttgcaacagcatggatggaactggagagcattatgctaagtgaaataagccagacggtgagggacaaataccatatgatctcacctttaactggaacataatcaatagaagaaaaaagcaaacaaaatataaccagagacattgaagttaagaacaatctaacaatagccaggggggagtggggaggggacaatgggaagaggggattacaggaactactataaaggacacacggacaaaatcaagggggagggtggaggtaggggagggaggtgggttcagctggggtggggtggagggatggggagaaaaggcatacaactgtaattgaataacaataaaaattaaaaaaaaaagttccacaCGTGATGCCTGTCCCAGCCCTAGGAAACTTGTACCCAGGGGTGTGGCTTCTGCAGTGGATACAGGTGAGGCTTTTTCCTGGAACAGCTTCTGGCAACCCTTCTGTTCTCATCGGAGCTGGTGAAGTGGAGTTTgacccacctgcccacctgccccggGTGCCCTACACGGCTCTTTGAACGACCCCATTGAGAGTCCTCTGTGAAGTACTGGGGAGGAGCCACATTCTAAGGGGAATCTCCAGTTAT contains the following coding sequences:
- the MRPS6 gene encoding small ribosomal subunit protein bS6m encodes the protein MPRYELALILKAMQRPETAAALKRTIGALMDRGAIVRNLENLGERALPYRMSAHSQRHSRGGYFLVDFYAPTASVDSIMDHLSRDIDVIRPNIVKHPLTQEVKECEGIVPVSLEEKLYSTKKRK